TTCTCTGCACGTACAGCAGGACGAAATTGTGGCCCTCATAGGTAATAATGGTGCCGGCAAAAGTACTCTACTAAAGGCCATTTCCGGTTTGCACAGGCCAAACTCAGGGCAAATCTTTTGGGACAATGTTGATATTACTAACATCTCCAGCGACCAAATTGTAAAGAAAGGAATTATCCAGGTGCCAGAGGGGCGTCGAGTCTTCCCTCACTTGTCCGTTAAAGATAATTTGTTACTGGGAGGATATACTTGTTCTGTTCATCAGCGAAACGATGGTTTTGAACGTGTGTTCACGTTGTTTCCAAGGCTAAAGGAGCGATCCGGACAACCGGCCGGGACTTTAAGCGGCGGTGAACAGCAAATGCTTGCCGTGGGCCGAGCCCTGATGGCGAGGCCAAAGCTGTTACTTCTGGACGAACCTTCATTAGGGTTGGCTCCAATTGTAGTGGAATCTATCTACGAAACAATCAAGGAGATCCACCGCCAGGGCATTCCCGTACTTTTAGTAGAGCAAAATGCTTTCTTAGCATTGATGACCGCAAAACGTGCTTATGTAATCGATACTGGAAGGATCGTGATTTCAGGAGATGCAAAAGACTTATTAGAAGATGAACAAGTTAGAACAGCTTATCTCGGCGGATAACAATATCGTGATTTACACTTAATGTAATGGAGGGATTGGGTTGCGAAACATGTTTGATCA
The sequence above is drawn from the Bacillota bacterium genome and encodes:
- a CDS encoding ABC transporter ATP-binding protein, whose translation is MLVIRDLNVYYGKAHALKDVSLHVQQDEIVALIGNNGAGKSTLLKAISGLHRPNSGQIFWDNVDITNISSDQIVKKGIIQVPEGRRVFPHLSVKDNLLLGGYTCSVHQRNDGFERVFTLFPRLKERSGQPAGTLSGGEQQMLAVGRALMARPKLLLLDEPSLGLAPIVVESIYETIKEIHRQGIPVLLVEQNAFLALMTAKRAYVIDTGRIVISGDAKDLLEDEQVRTAYLGG